The following coding sequences lie in one Bacteroides helcogenes P 36-108 genomic window:
- a CDS encoding RNA degradosome polyphosphate kinase — translation MVNKKNVSEAYIDRDLSWMYFNHRILQEATKTQVPLLDRLSFLGIYSNNLDEFFRVRMATLSRITECEDRSLHAAKEHAQKLIKQLNKLNNKYSKEYEHAIYEVTCQLREENICLLKEDELDEEQQEFVRRFYRQRLSGFVSPVWLSAVRQLTDETDENIYLAAKMQAFGKKSFDYALIALPVTECGRFVQLPDKDGKSYLMYLDDVIRYCLPMIFSGLDYVSFNAYAFKFTKDAEMEIDNDLRNGMLQKISKGVKSRKQGDALRVIYDAEMPKDLLRRVMNKLNLGKLDTVQGGGRYHNHKDLMSFPDCGRSDLKYPVWKPIVKPELNSGESLLKLIQKGDRFIHVPYHSFDYYIRVLQEAAISKEVRSIKTTLYRLAKDSKVVKALICAARNGKKVTVVIELLARFDEASNIGWSKKMQDAGIHVIFGVEGLKVHSKITHISMRTGNDIACISTGNFHEGNARMYTDCMLMTAARNVVHEVNTVFAFIEKPYAPVHFKELLVSPNEMKQKFIKLINEEIKNKQAGKPAYIRIKINHITDAVMVKKLYEASANGVAVDLLVRGNCSLMTGIPGLSDTIRINGIIDRYLEHSRIFIFAAGGENRTFIGSADWMPRNLDNRVEVVTPVYDPQIKEDLWRVIDFGLRDNCQGCIVDGTGENHPWVTGSEEAFRSQEELYKNYNL, via the coding sequence ATGGTTAATAAAAAAAATGTATCGGAAGCATATATAGACCGCGATTTAAGCTGGATGTACTTCAACCACCGCATTTTGCAGGAGGCTACCAAAACGCAAGTCCCATTATTGGATAGATTGAGTTTTCTTGGTATTTATTCCAACAACCTTGATGAATTTTTCCGTGTCCGCATGGCTACCCTCAGCCGTATTACAGAGTGTGAAGACAGAAGTCTGCATGCCGCAAAAGAGCATGCACAAAAACTGATTAAGCAACTGAACAAGTTGAATAACAAGTATTCCAAAGAATATGAGCATGCTATTTACGAAGTAACTTGCCAGTTGCGGGAAGAAAATATTTGCTTGTTGAAAGAGGATGAACTGGATGAGGAACAACAAGAATTTGTCCGCCGGTTCTATCGGCAGAGGTTGAGTGGCTTTGTCAGTCCTGTCTGGTTGTCGGCTGTGAGGCAGTTGACGGATGAGACAGACGAGAATATTTATCTGGCGGCCAAGATGCAGGCATTCGGAAAGAAAAGTTTCGACTATGCTCTGATTGCGCTTCCTGTGACCGAATGCGGACGTTTTGTGCAATTGCCGGACAAAGACGGGAAAAGTTACCTGATGTATCTGGACGATGTAATCCGCTATTGCCTGCCAATGATTTTCTCCGGTTTGGACTATGTGTCTTTCAATGCTTATGCATTCAAGTTTACGAAGGATGCAGAGATGGAAATAGACAATGATCTCCGCAACGGCATGTTGCAGAAAATTTCCAAAGGTGTGAAAAGCCGTAAGCAGGGAGATGCACTGCGGGTGATTTATGATGCCGAAATGCCGAAGGATTTGCTGAGACGTGTTATGAATAAATTGAATTTGGGTAAGTTGGATACAGTCCAGGGCGGTGGGCGTTATCATAATCACAAGGATTTGATGTCTTTTCCCGATTGTGGACGCAGTGACCTGAAATATCCTGTATGGAAGCCGATTGTGAAGCCCGAATTGAATAGCGGCGAAAGTCTTTTGAAGTTGATACAGAAAGGAGACCGCTTCATTCATGTGCCTTATCATAGTTTTGATTACTACATTCGTGTGTTGCAGGAAGCTGCTATCAGTAAGGAGGTGAGAAGCATCAAAACTACCCTTTATCGTCTTGCCAAAGATTCAAAAGTAGTGAAGGCACTTATTTGTGCGGCCCGCAACGGTAAGAAAGTGACTGTTGTAATCGAGCTGTTGGCCCGTTTTGACGAAGCCTCCAACATCGGCTGGTCCAAGAAAATGCAGGATGCCGGCATTCACGTTATCTTTGGGGTGGAAGGACTAAAAGTACACTCTAAAATTACGCATATCAGCATGAGGACAGGGAATGACATTGCCTGCATCAGTACCGGAAATTTCCATGAAGGCAATGCCCGTATGTACACGGACTGCATGCTGATGACTGCTGCCCGCAACGTGGTGCATGAAGTGAATACTGTGTTTGCTTTCATCGAGAAACCATATGCACCCGTTCACTTCAAAGAGCTCCTGGTATCTCCCAATGAAATGAAGCAGAAGTTCATCAAATTGATAAATGAGGAAATCAAGAATAAGCAAGCCGGTAAACCTGCATACATCCGTATAAAGATCAACCATATTACCGATGCCGTTATGGTGAAGAAGCTTTATGAGGCGTCTGCCAACGGAGTTGCTGTCGATTTGCTGGTACGTGGCAATTGTTCTTTGATGACGGGAATTCCCGGCCTGAGTGATACGATCCGTATAAACGGCATTATAGACCGTTATCTTGAGCATTCGCGCATCTTTATTTTTGCGGCAGGCGGAGAGAACAGAACTTTCATCGGTTCGGCGGACTGGATGCCGCGTAATCTGGATAACAGGGTCGAAGTGGTTACTCCTGTATATGATCCGCAAATCAAAGAAGACCTGTGGAGAGTCATAGACTTCGGGCTGAGGGACAATTGTCAGGGGTGTATAGTGGATGGAACCGGCGAAAACCATCCTTGGGTGACGGGCAGTGAGGAAGCTTTCCGTTCGCAGGAAGAACTTTATAAGAATTATAATTTGTGA
- a CDS encoding exopolyphosphatase, which yields MDKCYAAIDIGSNAVRLLIKKVKDDENLVSKRLDKAMLLRVPLRLGFDVFSLGEVSDTKAVKLRRLMKAFRQLMKIYEVTDYRACATSAMRDAKNGKNIIKKILQDTGIDIEVIDGQEEARMIYNNHVECLEDRTGNYIYVDVGGGSTEINLLANGELIQSLSYNIGTVRMLSNAVKEESWQQMKDDLSRLTADFQSINIIGSGGNINKLYRLADKKDKKEQRLPVSSLRSLYDVLQPLTPEQRMQEFNLKADRADVIVPAAEIFLAIAGIVKAEYVHVPIIGLADGIIDNLYAKTLSVEVR from the coding sequence ATGGATAAATGTTATGCAGCCATTGACATTGGCTCCAATGCCGTGCGGCTATTGATCAAGAAAGTTAAGGATGACGAGAATTTAGTCAGTAAACGTCTTGACAAGGCAATGCTTCTTCGTGTACCTTTGCGTTTGGGCTTTGATGTTTTCTCTTTGGGAGAGGTTTCTGATACAAAGGCGGTTAAGCTGCGCAGGTTGATGAAGGCCTTCCGCCAATTGATGAAAATCTATGAGGTGACGGATTATCGTGCCTGTGCCACTTCGGCCATGCGCGATGCCAAGAATGGAAAAAACATCATCAAGAAGATTCTGCAGGATACGGGTATTGATATTGAGGTTATCGACGGCCAGGAAGAAGCGCGCATGATTTACAACAATCATGTGGAGTGCCTGGAAGACCGTACCGGGAATTATATATATGTGGATGTAGGCGGTGGCAGTACAGAAATAAACCTTCTGGCTAATGGAGAATTAATACAGTCTCTTTCCTATAATATAGGTACGGTTAGGATGCTGAGCAATGCCGTAAAGGAAGAAAGTTGGCAGCAGATGAAAGATGACCTTTCCCGGCTGACTGCTGATTTCCAAAGCATCAATATCATCGGTTCGGGTGGAAACATCAACAAGCTCTATCGTCTCGCCGACAAGAAAGATAAGAAGGAGCAACGTTTGCCTGTTTCGTCTTTGCGGTCCTTATATGATGTCTTGCAGCCTCTTACACCGGAACAACGCATGCAAGAATTCAATTTGAAAGCGGACCGTGCGGATGTAATCGTACCTGCCGCCGAGATATTTCTGGCGATTGCCGGTATCGTCAAAGCCGAATATGTGCATGTACCTATTATCGGTCTGGCAGATGGTATCATTGATAATCTCTATGCCAAGACTCTGTCCGTGGAAGTCAGGTAG
- a CDS encoding translocation/assembly module TamB domain-containing protein has product MLVSKELTSILRSKVTVRRIDMGLLNRIIVDDLLLNDQTGREMLKVTRLSAKFDLLPLFNGKISISNVQLFGFNINLEKKTLQDKPNYQFILDTFAAKDTVQKKNDLDLRINSLLIRRGKVSYDVRSEKETPGKFNSHHIRLRNIIANISLKALQNDSINAAIKRMSIEEENSGFELKKLSLKVVGNSRQMKIENFFIDLPHTSLTMDTIRMKYNSLEAFNNFTHNVHFAFRMLPSEIALQDLSAFVPAFCSFKEKLQVEVETNGTINQLNCPHLAISAGNHFHLKGDISLQDLSRPEDTYIFGNLSNLYVDPEGIAFFVRNLSKNFDGVPSVLQHLGTVSFRGEISGYFTDLVTYGEVRTDIGTIKTDVKLSSNKEKDSFAYSGAVKTEEFELGRMLGNDKFGKVTFNLDVNGSHYKKQYPSITLKGLVASIDYSNYNYENIILDGEYKQGGFTGKLALDDENGSVKLNGTINTASRVPTFNFLASINNIRPHNLHLTPKHKDTEISVKIKADFTGGSIDEMNGEINIDSLQYNAPDKQYFLNNLKIAATREDGHQKRLSIISSFLQGSIEGDYSYRTLPASVLNIMRRYIPALILPDKKMTVTENNFNFDLHIYDTELLSAIFQIPIKVYTHSTVKGYFNDKARRLRVEGYFPRLRYGEKFIESGMVLCENPGDRFHARLRFTDRKPDGSVNIALEAQAQKDSVQTTLNWGNNNAATYSGKLAAVARFIRQQNTENAGRKGISPLKTIVDIRPTDIILNDTLWEIHPSQVILDSGKIHINNFNFSHKERYLHINGTISKEPQDTVRLDLQDINIGYVFDIADLGVNFKGEATGPAFASGVLDKPVMSTDLLIRNLGLNEGVLGDANIHGEWHHDVKGIYLDAHIHEENIAKSHVHGYVYPIKPTSALDLQIEAENTNLKFIHYFMSSITPEFNGRATGQVHFYGKFKELTMKGRVLGDASMKVDVLNTTFSVKDSIYIEPDGLTFKNNRIFDTQGHQGRMNGYLHYRHFKNLEYRFNFNVNNMLIMNTKESPDFPFYGTVYGTGNATIAGNALDGVNIDVAMTTNRNTNFTYIKDNISTATSTQFIKFVDKTPRRAVQDSIRLSDYEIAQKENEEREEKESDTDIRLNLLVDATPDATMKIIMDPIAGDYISGRGNGNIRTEFFNKGDVKMFGSYRISQGVYKFSLQEVIRKDFTIKNGSTIAFNGNPLDANLDIQASYTVNSASLNDLMPSSITTDNTFMGQTSVKVNCIMNLTGQLTSPDIKLGIELPNEREEVQAIVRNYIPTEEQMNMQILYLLGIGKFYTSEYADAAQNSNMMSSGISSILSGQLNNALSHIINNNNWNVGTNFSTGEKGWTDVEFEGILSGQLLNNRLLINGNFGYRDNPLANTNFVGDFEAEWLVNRSGDIRLKAYNETNNRYYTRTNLTTQGIGIIFKKDFNKWNELLFWNRWKLKRLKDRQTGKRASVPSTDKNHLTEMHDSTLPEAQSKRERR; this is encoded by the coding sequence ATGCTTGTTTCAAAGGAACTGACCTCTATATTAAGAAGTAAAGTCACTGTCAGGAGAATAGATATGGGATTGCTGAATCGTATAATAGTTGACGACTTGCTGCTGAATGACCAGACTGGCAGAGAAATGTTGAAAGTAACCCGCCTCTCGGCCAAATTCGATCTTCTTCCGTTATTCAACGGCAAAATATCTATCAGCAACGTGCAACTATTCGGCTTCAATATTAATTTAGAGAAAAAGACTCTTCAGGATAAGCCCAATTATCAATTCATTCTCGACACTTTTGCTGCAAAAGACACAGTACAGAAAAAAAACGACCTTGACCTCCGCATCAATTCCCTGTTGATACGCCGAGGAAAAGTATCTTATGATGTCCGTTCTGAAAAGGAAACTCCCGGAAAATTCAATTCTCATCATATCCGTTTACGGAATATCATAGCCAACATCTCACTGAAAGCTTTACAGAATGACTCCATTAACGCTGCCATCAAACGCATGAGTATTGAGGAGGAAAATTCCGGATTTGAATTAAAGAAATTAAGTCTGAAAGTTGTAGGCAACAGCCGGCAGATGAAAATAGAGAACTTCTTCATTGATCTTCCACATACTTCACTAACCATGGACACCATCCGAATGAAATACAACAGTTTGGAGGCTTTCAATAACTTTACCCACAACGTACATTTTGCTTTCCGCATGCTGCCCTCCGAAATTGCATTGCAAGACTTGTCGGCCTTTGTTCCGGCTTTCTGTTCATTCAAAGAAAAGTTGCAAGTGGAAGTTGAGACAAACGGAACCATCAATCAACTGAATTGCCCACATCTTGCCATCTCTGCCGGAAATCACTTCCATTTGAAGGGAGACATATCATTGCAAGATTTATCCCGACCGGAAGATACTTATATCTTCGGCAATTTGTCAAACCTGTATGTCGATCCTGAAGGAATTGCTTTCTTTGTCAGAAATCTAAGCAAGAATTTTGATGGGGTCCCTTCTGTCCTGCAACATTTAGGAACCGTTTCATTCCGTGGAGAGATATCCGGTTATTTCACGGACCTTGTTACGTATGGAGAAGTACGGACAGACATCGGTACAATCAAGACTGACGTCAAGCTAAGCTCAAATAAAGAAAAAGATTCTTTTGCCTATTCAGGGGCTGTAAAAACAGAAGAATTCGAATTGGGTAGGATGTTGGGGAATGATAAATTCGGCAAAGTGACATTCAATCTGGATGTCAATGGCAGCCACTACAAAAAGCAATATCCATCCATCACATTGAAGGGATTGGTAGCCTCCATAGATTACAGCAATTATAATTATGAAAATATCATTCTGGACGGAGAGTACAAGCAAGGCGGTTTCACCGGAAAACTGGCGTTGGATGATGAAAATGGATCAGTCAAACTGAATGGAACCATCAATACAGCAAGCCGAGTACCTACCTTCAATTTTCTTGCAAGCATCAATAATATCCGTCCTCACAACCTCCATCTAACTCCTAAACACAAAGATACTGAGATATCTGTAAAAATAAAGGCGGACTTTACCGGAGGCTCCATTGATGAAATGAATGGTGAAATCAATATTGACAGTCTTCAATACAATGCGCCGGACAAGCAATATTTCTTGAATAACCTGAAAATTGCAGCGACTCGGGAAGACGGGCATCAGAAACGTTTGAGCATCATTTCCAGTTTTCTGCAAGGAAGCATTGAAGGAGATTATTCTTACCGTACCCTACCCGCCAGCGTATTGAATATCATGCGACGCTACATCCCCGCATTAATCTTACCGGACAAAAAGATGACGGTAACGGAAAACAACTTCAACTTTGATTTACATATTTATGATACGGAATTGTTATCCGCCATTTTTCAGATACCCATAAAAGTATATACCCATTCCACCGTCAAGGGATATTTCAATGATAAGGCCCGTCGTCTCCGTGTAGAGGGCTATTTTCCCCGCCTGCGATACGGAGAAAAATTTATAGAATCAGGAATGGTGCTCTGTGAGAATCCCGGTGACCGGTTTCATGCACGGCTGCGTTTCACAGACCGAAAACCGGATGGTTCCGTCAATATAGCTTTAGAAGCACAGGCACAAAAAGACAGTGTTCAAACTACTTTAAATTGGGGCAATAATAATGCTGCTACTTATAGTGGAAAATTGGCTGCAGTTGCCCGCTTCATCCGTCAGCAGAATACGGAAAATGCCGGTAGAAAAGGAATATCTCCATTAAAGACGATAGTCGATATCCGGCCTACCGACATTATCCTGAATGATACCTTATGGGAAATACACCCTTCACAAGTAATACTTGATTCAGGAAAGATACATATAAATAATTTCAATTTCAGTCATAAAGAACGCTACCTGCACATTAACGGCACAATATCCAAAGAACCGCAAGACACGGTACGCCTCGACTTGCAGGATATCAATATCGGATATGTATTCGACATTGCTGATTTGGGCGTAAACTTCAAAGGAGAAGCTACAGGCCCCGCCTTTGCCAGCGGTGTACTTGATAAGCCGGTCATGAGCACAGATTTGCTTATTCGCAATCTTGGATTGAACGAAGGAGTCCTCGGAGACGCCAATATTCATGGAGAATGGCATCATGATGTAAAAGGTATCTATCTGGATGCCCACATCCATGAAGAGAACATTGCGAAAAGTCATGTCCATGGCTATGTCTATCCCATCAAGCCTACCAGCGCGCTTGACCTCCAGATTGAAGCAGAAAATACCAATTTGAAATTCATACATTACTTCATGAGCAGCATTACTCCTGAATTTAATGGCCGCGCCACCGGACAAGTGCATTTCTACGGGAAATTCAAAGAACTGACAATGAAAGGACGTGTACTCGGTGATGCCTCTATGAAAGTTGATGTGCTGAATACCACGTTTTCTGTAAAAGATAGCATTTATATTGAACCTGACGGATTGACTTTCAAGAACAACCGTATATTTGATACTCAAGGCCATCAAGGCAGAATGAACGGCTATCTCCATTACCGGCATTTCAAGAATTTGGAATACCGTTTCAATTTCAATGTCAACAATATGCTGATAATGAACACCAAAGAGTCTCCCGACTTTCCATTCTACGGTACAGTCTATGGAACCGGAAATGCCACAATTGCCGGAAATGCATTGGATGGAGTAAATATAGATGTAGCAATGACCACTAATCGTAATACAAATTTCACCTATATAAAAGACAACATATCTACTGCAACCAGTACCCAGTTTATCAAGTTTGTGGATAAGACACCACGCCGTGCCGTGCAAGATTCCATCCGGCTTTCCGACTATGAAATCGCCCAGAAAGAGAATGAAGAAAGGGAAGAAAAAGAAAGTGACACAGACATCCGGCTGAATCTTCTGGTAGATGCCACTCCCGATGCCACCATGAAAATTATCATGGACCCCATTGCAGGTGATTATATCAGCGGACGGGGAAACGGAAACATACGTACGGAGTTCTTCAACAAAGGAGATGTGAAGATGTTTGGCAGCTACCGTATCAGTCAAGGAGTCTATAAATTCAGTTTGCAGGAAGTTATCCGCAAAGACTTTACCATAAAAAATGGAAGTACCATTGCCTTCAATGGAAATCCTCTTGATGCCAACCTTGACATACAGGCCAGCTATACCGTGAACTCTGCTTCCTTGAACGACCTGATGCCCAGCAGCATCACGACGGACAACACTTTTATGGGGCAGACCAGCGTCAAAGTAAACTGTATAATGAACCTGACCGGACAGTTAACCTCTCCAGACATCAAATTGGGCATCGAGCTTCCCAATGAGCGCGAAGAAGTGCAAGCTATCGTACGCAACTACATTCCCACGGAGGAGCAAATGAACATGCAGATACTATACCTGTTAGGAATAGGAAAGTTCTATACTTCCGAGTACGCAGATGCCGCACAGAACTCAAATATGATGTCCAGCGGAATTTCCTCCATTCTTTCCGGGCAACTGAACAACGCCCTTTCGCACATCATCAACAATAATAACTGGAATGTCGGAACCAATTTCAGTACCGGTGAAAAAGGCTGGACGGATGTTGAGTTTGAAGGAATTCTTTCCGGACAATTACTGAACAACCGCTTGCTTATCAACGGTAACTTCGGTTATAGGGACAATCCGTTGGCAAACACGAACTTTGTGGGTGATTTTGAAGCAGAGTGGCTTGTCAATCGCTCCGGAGATATCCGTCTGAAAGCGTACAACGAAACAAACAACCGTTATTATACTCGCACCAATCTTACCACTCAAGGTATCGGCATCATCTTCAAGAAAGACTTCAATAAATGGAATGAACTGCTATTCTGGAACAGGTGGAAACTCAAAAGACTAAAAGACCGGCAAACCGGAAAGCGTGCTTCCGTTCCCTCTACCGACAAAAACCATTTGACTGAAATGCATGACAGTACACTTCCTGAAGCACAATCCAAACGGGAAAGAAGATAA
- the tsaD gene encoding tRNA (adenosine(37)-N6)-threonylcarbamoyltransferase complex transferase subunit TsaD, whose protein sequence is MSTIILGIESSCDDTSAAVIKDGYLLSNVVASQAVHEAYGGVVPELASRAHQQNIVPVVHEALKRAGVTKEELSAVAFTRGPGLMGSLLVGVSFAKGFARSLNIPMIDVNHLTGHVLAHFIKAEGEDNIQPGFPFLCLLVSGGNSQIILVEAYNDMKILGQTIDDAAGEAIDKCSKVMGLGYPGGPIIDKLARQGNPKAFTFSKPHIPGLNYSFSGLKTSFLYSLRDWMKEDPDFIEHHKTDLAASLEATIVEILMDKLRKAAKQYKIKEVAVAGGVSANNGLRNAFRDHAEKYGWNIFIPKFSYTTDNAAMIAITGYFKFLDKDFCPMEAPAYSRVTLK, encoded by the coding sequence ATGAGTACAATAATTTTAGGAATAGAATCCTCTTGTGATGATACCTCTGCGGCAGTCATCAAAGATGGTTATCTGCTATCGAATGTAGTGGCCAGCCAAGCGGTGCATGAAGCATACGGTGGTGTAGTGCCTGAATTAGCTTCTCGCGCACACCAACAAAATATAGTTCCGGTAGTACATGAAGCGTTGAAGCGCGCTGGGGTGACTAAAGAAGAATTGAGTGCCGTAGCTTTTACACGTGGTCCAGGTTTGATGGGGTCTTTATTGGTAGGTGTGTCGTTTGCTAAAGGATTTGCTCGTTCCTTAAATATACCAATGATTGATGTTAATCATTTGACTGGACATGTTTTGGCTCATTTTATTAAAGCTGAAGGTGAAGATAATATACAGCCGGGATTTCCTTTTCTTTGTTTGTTGGTTTCTGGTGGAAACTCTCAGATAATCTTGGTAGAAGCCTATAATGATATGAAAATTTTGGGGCAGACTATTGATGATGCCGCCGGTGAAGCTATCGACAAATGCTCTAAAGTGATGGGATTGGGATATCCTGGAGGTCCGATTATTGATAAGTTGGCACGTCAGGGTAATCCGAAAGCCTTTACATTCAGCAAGCCGCATATTCCGGGACTGAATTACAGTTTTAGTGGATTAAAGACGTCATTTCTTTATTCTTTACGCGATTGGATGAAGGAAGATCCCGATTTTATAGAGCATCATAAGACCGATTTGGCGGCTTCATTGGAGGCAACAATAGTGGAGATCTTGATGGATAAATTACGTAAGGCTGCCAAACAATACAAGATAAAGGAAGTTGCAGTTGCCGGAGGAGTTTCTGCAAATAATGGACTGCGCAATGCATTTCGAGATCATGCGGAGAAATATGGATGGAATATTTTTATTCCGAAATTCAGTTATACAACCGATAATGCTGCCATGATTGCCATTACAGGTTATTTCAAATTTTTGGATAAAGACTTTTGTCCGATGGAAGCTCCGGCATATTCACGTGTAACTTTGAAATAA
- a CDS encoding CinA family protein, with protein sequence MKLEEEIGELLKAKNLSLSTAESCTGGGIAALITSIPGSSEYFNGGIVAYSNEVKMSLLHVSVETLEKHGAVSRETVIEMAKGAMKTLKTDCAIATSGIAGPGGGTPEKPVGTVWIAAAYKDEIISMKQEGNLGRTGNVQKAIQNALIMLRNRLK encoded by the coding sequence ATGAAACTGGAAGAAGAAATAGGAGAGTTGTTAAAAGCAAAGAATTTATCTCTTTCTACCGCAGAAAGCTGTACAGGAGGCGGGATTGCTGCTTTGATAACCTCCATTCCCGGAAGTTCGGAATATTTCAATGGTGGAATTGTCGCTTATTCCAATGAAGTGAAAATGTCTTTGCTCCACGTCTCTGTCGAAACTTTGGAAAAACATGGCGCCGTGAGTCGTGAAACTGTGATAGAAATGGCAAAAGGTGCGATGAAAACGTTGAAAACTGATTGTGCTATCGCCACTTCCGGAATTGCAGGACCTGGAGGAGGTACTCCGGAAAAGCCTGTAGGCACTGTGTGGATTGCTGCTGCTTATAAAGATGAAATTATATCTATGAAGCAGGAGGGAAATTTAGGAAGAACGGGAAATGTGCAAAAAGCTATCCAAAACGCACTTATCATGCTTCGTAATAGACTGAAATGA
- the rpmB gene encoding 50S ribosomal protein L28, with the protein MSKICQITGKKAMIGNNVSHSKRRTKRTFDLNLFNKKFYYVEQDCWISLSICANGLRIINKKGLDAALKDAVANGYCDWKSIKVIG; encoded by the coding sequence ATGTCAAAGATTTGTCAAATTACCGGAAAGAAGGCCATGATTGGCAACAATGTTTCACACTCAAAGAGAAGAACTAAAAGAACCTTTGATTTGAACTTGTTTAACAAAAAGTTCTATTATGTAGAACAGGATTGTTGGATTAGTCTTAGCATTTGCGCTAACGGCTTACGCATTATTAATAAGAAAGGACTGGACGCTGCTTTAAAAGATGCAGTAGCTAACGGTTATTGTGATTGGAAAAGCATTAAAGTTATTGGCTAA
- the rpmG gene encoding 50S ribosomal protein L33, which yields MAKKAKGNRVQVILECTEHKDSGMPGTSRYITTKNRKNTTERLELKKYNPILKRVTVHKEIK from the coding sequence ATGGCAAAGAAAGCAAAAGGTAACAGAGTACAGGTGATTCTGGAATGCACAGAACACAAGGATAGCGGTATGCCGGGAACTTCTCGTTATATTACAACGAAGAATAGAAAGAATACCACAGAGAGATTGGAGTTGAAAAAATATAATCCGATCCTGAAGAGAGTGACAGTACATAAAGAAATTAAATAA
- a CDS encoding DUF4295 domain-containing protein, which translates to MAKKTVASLHEGSKEGRSYTKVIKMVKSPKTGAYIFDEQMVQNEKVQDFFKK; encoded by the coding sequence ATGGCAAAGAAAACAGTAGCAAGTTTGCACGAAGGATCTAAAGAAGGTCGTTCTTATACTAAGGTTATCAAAATGGTAAAGTCTCCGAAAACCGGTGCTTACATCTTTGATGAGCAAATGGTACAAAATGAAAAAGTGCAAGATTTTTTTAAGAAATAA
- the ftsY gene encoding signal recognition particle-docking protein FtsY gives MGFFSFFSKEKKETLDKGLSKTKESVFGKIARTVAGKSKVDDEVLDNLEEVLITSDVGVETTLKIIGRIEKRAAAEKYMNAQELNMILRDEIAALLTENNSKDVDDFEAPIMKKPYVIMVVGVNGVGKTTTIGKLAYQFKKAGKSVYLGAADTFRAAAVEQLMIWGERVGVPVVKQKMGADPASVAFDTLSSAVANNADVVIIDTAGRLHNKVGLMNELTKIKNVMKKVVSDAPDEVLLVLDGSTGQNAFEQARQFTLATEVTAMAVTKLDGTAKGGVVIGISDQFKIPVKYIGLGEGMEDLQVFRKVEFVDSLFGGNA, from the coding sequence ATGGGATTTTTTAGTTTTTTCTCAAAAGAAAAGAAGGAAACTTTAGATAAAGGATTATCTAAGACGAAAGAAAGTGTATTTGGCAAGATTGCTCGCACTGTGGCAGGAAAGTCAAAAGTAGATGATGAAGTTCTGGATAATCTGGAAGAAGTATTAATAACTTCGGATGTGGGGGTAGAAACTACACTGAAAATTATTGGACGTATAGAGAAGCGCGCTGCAGCCGAAAAATATATGAATGCTCAGGAACTGAATATGATTCTGCGCGATGAAATCGCAGCTTTACTTACGGAGAATAATTCTAAAGATGTGGATGATTTTGAAGCGCCAATAATGAAGAAACCTTACGTTATTATGGTGGTTGGCGTGAATGGCGTGGGGAAAACTACAACAATTGGTAAATTAGCCTATCAATTTAAGAAAGCCGGTAAATCTGTTTATTTGGGAGCGGCTGATACATTTCGTGCTGCCGCTGTGGAGCAATTAATGATTTGGGGCGAACGGGTGGGAGTGCCTGTCGTAAAACAAAAAATGGGAGCGGATCCCGCTTCTGTTGCATTTGATACATTAAGTTCTGCGGTGGCTAACAATGCTGATGTGGTGATTATTGATACAGCCGGTCGTCTCCATAACAAAGTCGGTTTGATGAATGAGTTGACTAAGATTAAGAATGTAATGAAGAAGGTTGTGTCTGATGCTCCTGATGAAGTACTACTTGTCTTGGATGGTTCTACCGGGCAAAATGCTTTCGAACAAGCGCGTCAGTTTACTTTAGCAACAGAAGTTACTGCTATGGCTGTTACCAAACTGGATGGTACGGCGAAAGGTGGTGTTGTCATTGGCATATCCGATCAATTTAAGATTCCAGTCAAATACATCGGTTTGGGCGAAGGAATGGAAGACTTGCAGGTGTTCCGTAAGGTAGAATTTGTTGATTCACTGTTTGGAGGGAATGCATGA